A portion of the Blastochloris tepida genome contains these proteins:
- a CDS encoding NuoB/complex I 20 kDa subunit family protein: protein MGLIGKSPAMSPANSPAIAPAPRGILDPRTGKPIGSDDPFFTGINDELADKGFLVTATDEIINWARTGSLMWMTFGLACCAVEMIHGAMPRYDFERFGFAPRASPRQSDCMIVAGTLTNKMAPALRKVYDQMPEPRYVISMGSCANGGGYYHYSYSVVRGCDRIVPVDIYVPGCPPTAEALLYGVMLLQKKIRRTGTIER, encoded by the coding sequence TGATCGGCAAGTCTCCAGCCATGTCTCCTGCCAACTCTCCGGCCATCGCTCCGGCGCCCAGGGGCATTCTCGACCCGCGTACCGGCAAGCCGATCGGCTCGGACGATCCCTTCTTTACCGGCATCAATGACGAGCTGGCCGACAAGGGCTTCCTCGTCACCGCCACCGACGAGATCATCAACTGGGCGCGCACCGGCTCGCTGATGTGGATGACCTTCGGGCTGGCCTGCTGCGCGGTCGAGATGATCCACGGCGCCATGCCGCGCTACGACTTCGAGCGATTCGGCTTCGCGCCGCGCGCCTCGCCGCGCCAGTCGGACTGCATGATCGTCGCCGGCACCCTGACCAACAAGATGGCGCCCGCGCTGCGCAAGGTCTACGACCAGATGCCGGAGCCGCGATACGTCATCTCGATGGGCTCCTGCGCCAATGGTGGCGGCTACTACCACTACTCGTATTCGGTTGTGCGCGGCTGCGATCGCATCGTGCCGGTCGACATCTACGTTCCGGGCTGCCCGCCGACGGCGGAGGCGCTGCTCTACGGCGTGATGCTGCTGCAAAAGAAGATTCGTCGGACGGGGACCATCGAGCGGTGA
- a CDS encoding NADH-quinone oxidoreductase subunit C, with protein sequence MTGFDIALGELTIRAEAALIVEVLRFLHDDPACRFIAFVDLCGVDWPAREKRFDVVYHLLSPQQNLRVRVKVETDEATPVPSIVGLYPGAGWFEREAYDLYGVLFDGNPDLRRILTDYGFDGHPLRKDFPLTGYVELRWDDEQKRVVYEPVRLMQEFRNFDFLSPWEGTDYVLPGDEKANRAG encoded by the coding sequence GTGACGGGCTTCGACATTGCTTTGGGCGAACTGACCATCCGGGCCGAGGCGGCGCTGATCGTCGAGGTGCTGCGCTTCCTGCACGACGATCCGGCCTGCCGGTTCATCGCCTTCGTCGATCTGTGCGGGGTCGACTGGCCGGCGCGCGAGAAGCGATTCGACGTGGTCTATCACCTGCTGTCGCCGCAGCAGAATTTGCGCGTGCGGGTGAAGGTGGAGACCGACGAGGCCACGCCGGTGCCGTCGATCGTCGGGCTCTATCCGGGCGCCGGCTGGTTCGAGCGCGAGGCCTACGACCTCTATGGCGTGCTGTTCGACGGCAATCCCGACCTGCGCCGCATCCTCACCGACTACGGTTTTGACGGCCACCCGCTGCGCAAGGACTTTCCGCTCACCGGTTATGTCGAGCTGCGCTGGGACGATGAGCAGAAGCGCGTGGTCTACGAGCCGGTGCGGCTGATGCAGGAGTTCCGCAACTTCGACTTTCTCTCGCCCTGGGAAGGCACCGACTATGTGCTGCCCGGCGACGAGAAGGCCAATCGGGCGGGCTGA
- a CDS encoding NADH-quinone oxidoreductase subunit D yields MGADATARDFTINLGPQHPSAHGVLRLILDLDGEVITRADPHIGLLHRGTEKLIEYKTYAQAVPYFDRLDYVSPMNCEHAFVLAVERLLGLAVPYRAQLIRVLYSELTRIANHLINIGSHALDVGALTPPLWVYEEREKIFCFYERACGARMHANYFRVGGVHQDLPPALIEDIRAWCDPFLGVVDDIDRLLTGNRIFKQRNVDICVVRPEDVWARGFSGIMVRGSGIAWDLRKAQPYECYEDLEFDIPVGKNGDCYDRYLCRMLEMRESVRIIRQCCDKLSSVAGAGPVLAPDHKVVPPRRSEMKRSMEALIHHFKLYTEGFHVPAGEVYAAIEAPKGEFGVYLVADGTNKPYRCKIRSPGFVHLQATEFLSKGHMLADITAIIATIDVVFGEVDR; encoded by the coding sequence ATGGGCGCCGACGCCACGGCTCGCGACTTCACCATCAATCTCGGCCCGCAGCACCCGTCCGCGCACGGCGTGCTGCGGCTGATCCTCGACCTCGACGGCGAGGTGATCACGCGCGCCGATCCGCATATCGGCCTGCTGCACCGCGGCACCGAGAAGCTGATCGAGTACAAGACCTACGCCCAGGCGGTGCCGTATTTCGACCGGCTCGACTATGTGTCGCCGATGAACTGCGAGCACGCCTTCGTGCTGGCGGTGGAGCGCCTGCTCGGCCTTGCCGTGCCCTACCGCGCCCAGCTCATCCGCGTGCTCTATTCGGAGCTGACGCGGATCGCCAACCACCTGATCAATATCGGCTCGCACGCGCTCGACGTCGGCGCGCTGACCCCGCCGCTGTGGGTCTATGAGGAGCGCGAGAAGATCTTCTGCTTCTACGAGCGCGCCTGCGGCGCGCGCATGCACGCCAATTATTTCCGGGTCGGCGGCGTGCACCAGGACCTGCCGCCGGCGCTGATCGAGGACATCCGGGCGTGGTGCGATCCGTTCCTCGGCGTGGTCGACGACATCGACCGGCTGCTCACCGGCAACCGCATCTTCAAGCAGCGCAACGTCGACATCTGCGTGGTCCGGCCGGAGGACGTCTGGGCGCGCGGCTTCTCGGGCATCATGGTGCGCGGCTCGGGCATCGCCTGGGATCTGCGCAAGGCGCAACCCTACGAGTGCTACGAGGATCTCGAGTTCGACATCCCGGTCGGCAAGAACGGCGACTGCTACGACCGCTATCTCTGCCGCATGCTGGAGATGCGGGAATCGGTGCGCATCATCCGGCAGTGCTGCGACAAGCTCAGCAGCGTTGCCGGCGCAGGGCCAGTGCTGGCGCCCGACCACAAGGTGGTGCCGCCGCGCCGCAGCGAGATGAAGCGTTCGATGGAGGCGCTGATCCACCATTTCAAGCTCTACACCGAGGGCTTCCACGTGCCGGCCGGCGAGGTCTATGCGGCGATCGAGGCGCCCAAGGGCGAGTTCGGCGTCTATCTGGTGGCTGACGGCACCAACAAACCCTATCGCTGCAAGATTCGCTCGCCCGGCTTCGTCCACCTGCAGGCCACCGAGTTCCTGTCCAAGGGCCACATGCTGGCGGACATCACCGCCATCATCGCCACCATCGACGTGGTGTTCGGCGAGGTCGACCGATGA
- a CDS encoding Uma2 family endonuclease has protein sequence MTAAPCPDRRMTVTDYLAWSEARPPGRFELVEGRVVAMSPERVRHNLVKLAVAVALQNAVRAAGLPCTVFTDGVGIAVNGDTVREPDASVQCGVPADLDAKLIDAPVIVVEVTSPSSERDDQQVLLVEYFSVPSIRHYLIVLPEKRAVVHHHKTGEAIATRIVHEGEIVLDPPGMKVACEALLGPSAERGES, from the coding sequence ATGACCGCGGCGCCCTGTCCGGACCGGCGGATGACCGTCACCGACTACCTCGCCTGGAGCGAAGCCCGGCCGCCGGGCCGCTTCGAGTTGGTCGAGGGCCGGGTGGTGGCGATGTCGCCGGAGCGGGTGCGGCACAATCTGGTGAAGCTCGCTGTCGCGGTTGCTCTGCAGAATGCGGTCCGCGCGGCGGGGCTGCCCTGCACGGTGTTCACCGATGGGGTGGGGATCGCCGTCAATGGGGATACGGTGCGCGAGCCGGATGCCTCGGTGCAGTGCGGGGTGCCGGCCGACCTCGACGCCAAGCTGATCGATGCGCCGGTGATCGTGGTCGAGGTCACCTCGCCGTCGAGCGAGCGCGACGATCAGCAGGTGCTGCTGGTCGAGTATTTCTCGGTTCCCAGCATCCGCCACTATCTCATCGTGCTGCCGGAGAAGCGCGCGGTGGTGCATCACCACAAGACCGGCGAGGCGATCGCGACCCGCATTGTGCATGAGGGGGAGATCGTGCTCGATCCGCCCGGCATGAAGGTTGCCTGCGAGGCGCTGCTGGGTCCGTCCGCCGAGCGGGGAGAGAGTTGA
- the nuoF gene encoding NADH-quinone oxidoreductase subunit NuoF — protein sequence MLADKDRIFTNLYGLHDWGLKGARARGGWDGTRELLAKGRDWIINEVKASGLRGRGGAGFPTGLKWSFMPKGSDGRPSYLVVNADESEPGTCKDREILRHDPHLLVEGSLIAGFAMGAHTGYIYVRGEFIRERERLQAAVDQAYEARLLGKNNIHGWDFDLYVVHGAGAYICGEETAMLESIEGKKGMPRMKPPFPANVGLYGCPTTVNNVESIAVVPEILRRGGAWFAGIGRPNNTGTKLFCISGHVNTPCNVEEAMGVPFRELIEKHAGGVRGGWDNLLAVIPGGSSVPCVPANEIIDAPMDFDSLKALRSGLGTAAVIVMDKSTDIIRAIARLSYFYKHESCGQCTPCREGTGWMWRVVSRMAEGRATKREIDLLLDVSNQVEGHTICALGDAAAWPIQGLIRHFRHEIEARIDAYAARPDVAAAVREPSGIAVAAE from the coding sequence ATGCTCGCCGACAAGGACCGCATCTTCACCAATCTCTACGGCCTCCACGACTGGGGGCTGAAGGGCGCCCGCGCGCGCGGCGGCTGGGACGGCACGCGCGAGCTGCTGGCGAAGGGCCGCGACTGGATCATCAACGAGGTCAAGGCCTCGGGCCTGCGCGGGCGCGGCGGCGCCGGCTTCCCGACCGGGCTCAAATGGTCGTTCATGCCCAAGGGGTCGGACGGCCGTCCGTCCTATCTCGTGGTGAACGCCGACGAATCCGAGCCCGGCACCTGCAAGGACCGCGAAATCCTGCGCCACGACCCGCATCTCCTGGTCGAGGGGTCGCTGATCGCCGGCTTCGCCATGGGCGCGCACACCGGCTACATCTATGTGCGCGGCGAGTTCATCCGCGAGCGCGAGCGGCTTCAGGCGGCGGTCGACCAAGCCTATGAAGCGCGGCTGCTCGGCAAGAACAACATCCACGGCTGGGACTTCGACCTCTACGTCGTCCACGGCGCCGGCGCCTATATCTGCGGCGAAGAGACCGCGATGCTGGAAAGCATCGAGGGCAAGAAGGGCATGCCGCGGATGAAGCCGCCGTTCCCGGCCAATGTCGGGCTCTATGGCTGCCCCACCACGGTCAACAATGTCGAATCCATCGCGGTGGTGCCGGAGATCCTGCGCCGCGGCGGCGCGTGGTTCGCCGGTATCGGCCGGCCCAACAATACCGGCACCAAGCTGTTCTGCATCTCCGGCCACGTGAATACGCCCTGCAATGTCGAGGAGGCGATGGGCGTGCCGTTCCGCGAGCTGATCGAGAAGCACGCCGGCGGCGTGCGCGGCGGCTGGGACAATCTGCTCGCCGTCATTCCCGGCGGCTCGTCGGTGCCGTGCGTGCCGGCGAACGAGATCATCGACGCGCCGATGGACTTCGATTCGCTGAAGGCGCTGCGCTCGGGCCTCGGCACCGCGGCGGTGATCGTGATGGACAAGTCCACCGACATCATCCGCGCCATTGCCCGCCTCAGCTATTTCTACAAGCACGAGAGCTGCGGCCAGTGCACGCCGTGCCGCGAGGGCACCGGCTGGATGTGGCGGGTGGTGAGTCGCATGGCCGAGGGCCGCGCCACCAAGCGCGAGATCGACCTCTTGCTCGACGTGTCGAACCAAGTCGAAGGCCACACCATCTGCGCGCTGGGCGATGCCGCGGCGTGGCCGATCCAGGGCCTGATCCGCCATTTCCGCCACGAGATCGAGGCGCGCATCGATGCCTATGCCGCGCGGCCGGACGTGGCGGCGGCGGTGCGCGAGCCGTCCGGCATCGCGGTGGCGGCGGAGTGA
- the nuoG gene encoding NADH-quinone oxidoreductase subunit NuoG yields the protein MSKLIIDGIEVDVSPDDTLLQACEEAGAEIPRFCYHERLSVAGNCRMCLVEVKGLPKPQASCSVNVKDLRPGPNGEPPVISTKSPMVKKAREGVMEFLLINHPLDCPICDQGGECDLQDQAMAYGVDTSRFAENKRAVEDKSIGPLVKTAMNRCIHCTRCVRFITEVAGVPDLGAIGRGEDMEITTYLERAMRSELQGNVIDLCPVGALTSKPYAFHARPWELTKTESVDVMDAVGAAIRIDTRGREVMRILPRVNEAVNEEWISDKSRFIWDGLKTQRLDRPYVRRNGKLAPATWGEAFAAIKAKMDATPPGRVGALVGDLASVEEAFALKGLMDRLGVVNLDCRQDSAALDPALGRATYLFNAGIAGLEQADALLIVGSNPRAEAAVLNARIRKRWRMGGFPIGLIGEAADLTYDAQHLGAGPDTLAEIAGGRHPFASVLKAAARPMVLVGQGALARPDGAAVAAAAAKAALAVGAVKDGWNGFSVLHTAAGRVGALDVGCVPGGGGLATGDMLKPGALDVLFLLGADEVTVPAGAFVVYIGTHGDRGAHRADVILPGAAYTEKSGIWVNTEGRVQLGQRGGFPPGEAREDWAILRALSERLGETLPYDSLAALRSALVAAHPHMARVGAAEPADAAAITALAAQSGVPDKAPFVGAVGDFYLTNPIARASAVMAECSSLAAGRVRAAAE from the coding sequence ATGTCCAAACTGATCATTGATGGCATCGAGGTCGACGTGTCGCCCGACGACACGCTGCTGCAGGCGTGCGAGGAGGCCGGGGCCGAGATCCCGCGTTTCTGCTATCACGAACGGCTGTCGGTGGCCGGCAATTGCCGCATGTGTCTGGTCGAGGTGAAGGGCCTGCCGAAGCCGCAGGCCTCGTGCTCGGTCAACGTGAAGGATCTGCGCCCCGGCCCGAACGGCGAGCCGCCGGTGATCAGCACCAAGTCGCCGATGGTGAAGAAGGCGCGCGAAGGGGTGATGGAGTTTTTGCTCATCAATCACCCGCTCGACTGCCCGATCTGCGACCAGGGCGGGGAGTGCGACCTGCAGGACCAGGCGATGGCCTATGGGGTCGACACCTCGCGCTTCGCCGAGAACAAGCGGGCGGTCGAGGACAAGTCCATCGGCCCGCTGGTCAAGACGGCGATGAACCGCTGCATCCATTGCACGCGCTGCGTCCGCTTCATCACCGAGGTGGCGGGCGTGCCCGATCTCGGCGCCATCGGCCGCGGCGAGGACATGGAGATCACCACCTATCTGGAGCGCGCCATGCGCTCGGAGCTGCAGGGCAACGTCATCGACCTGTGCCCGGTCGGCGCGCTGACCTCGAAGCCCTACGCCTTCCACGCCCGGCCGTGGGAGCTGACCAAGACCGAATCGGTCGACGTGATGGACGCGGTGGGTGCGGCGATCCGCATCGACACCCGCGGCCGCGAGGTGATGCGCATCCTGCCGCGGGTCAATGAGGCGGTGAACGAGGAGTGGATCTCCGACAAGAGCCGCTTCATCTGGGACGGCCTCAAGACCCAGCGGCTCGACCGCCCCTATGTGCGCCGCAACGGCAAGCTGGCGCCTGCGACCTGGGGCGAGGCGTTCGCGGCGATCAAGGCCAAGATGGACGCGACCCCGCCCGGGCGCGTCGGTGCGCTGGTCGGCGACCTCGCCTCGGTGGAGGAGGCGTTCGCGCTGAAGGGCCTGATGGACCGTCTCGGCGTCGTCAATCTCGACTGCCGGCAGGACAGCGCGGCGCTCGATCCGGCGCTCGGGCGCGCAACCTATCTGTTCAATGCCGGCATCGCCGGACTCGAGCAGGCCGACGCGCTGTTGATCGTCGGCTCCAATCCGCGCGCGGAGGCGGCGGTGCTGAACGCCCGCATCCGCAAGCGCTGGCGCATGGGTGGCTTCCCGATCGGCCTGATCGGCGAGGCGGCGGACCTCACCTATGACGCCCAGCATCTCGGCGCCGGGCCGGACACGCTGGCGGAGATCGCCGGTGGCCGCCATCCCTTCGCCAGCGTTCTCAAGGCCGCGGCGCGGCCGATGGTGCTGGTGGGGCAGGGCGCGCTGGCCCGGCCGGACGGCGCGGCGGTGGCCGCAGCGGCGGCCAAGGCGGCGCTGGCCGTCGGCGCGGTCAAGGATGGCTGGAACGGGTTTTCGGTGCTGCACACCGCCGCCGGCCGGGTGGGCGCGCTCGATGTCGGCTGCGTGCCGGGGGGCGGGGGCCTTGCCACCGGCGACATGCTCAAGCCCGGCGCGCTCGACGTGCTGTTCCTGCTCGGGGCGGACGAGGTGACGGTGCCGGCCGGCGCCTTCGTGGTCTATATCGGCACGCATGGCGACCGTGGCGCCCACCGCGCCGACGTCATCCTGCCGGGCGCCGCCTATACCGAGAAGTCCGGCATCTGGGTCAATACCGAGGGACGGGTGCAGCTCGGCCAGCGCGGCGGCTTTCCGCCCGGCGAGGCGCGCGAGGACTGGGCGATCCTGCGGGCGCTGTCGGAGCGGCTCGGCGAGACGCTGCCCTACGACTCGCTGGCGGCGCTGCGCTCGGCGCTGGTGGCGGCCCATCCGCACATGGCGCGCGTCGGCGCCGCCGAGCCGGCCGATGCCGCGGCCATCACAGCGCTTGCCGCCCAGAGCGGGGTGCCGGACAAGGCGCCGTTCGTTGGCGCGGTCGGCGATTTCTATCTGACCAACCCGATCGCCCGGGCCTCCGCCGTCATGGCAGAGTGCTCAAGCCTGGCGGCCGGGCGCGTCCGGGCGGCGGCGGAGTGA
- the nuoH gene encoding NADH-quinone oxidoreductase subunit NuoH yields the protein MSWLDSAWLDTALHLLIIALHSLAVLVALLVFIAFILLADRKIWAAVQLRKGPNVVGPVGLWQSFADFIKFMTKEPVIPSGANKGVFLIAPLISCVLALAAWAVIPADAGWAVADINVGILYIFAISSLGVYGIIMGGWASNSKYPFLGSLRSAAQMVSYEVSIGFVIITVLLCVGSLNLQDIVFAQRERGLATMLGIPWATMLNWFWLPLFPMFVVFFISALAETNRPPFDLPEAESELVAGFMVEYSSTPYLLFMLAEYVAIMTMCALTTILFLGGWLPPFDVAPFTWVPGVVWFILKLSLVFFMFAMVKAFVPRYRYDQLMRLGWKVFLPLSLVMVVAVAGVLQIMGWAP from the coding sequence ATGAGCTGGCTTGATAGTGCGTGGCTGGACACCGCCCTCCATCTCCTCATCATCGCCCTGCACAGTCTGGCGGTGCTGGTGGCGCTGCTGGTCTTCATCGCCTTCATCCTGCTCGCCGACCGCAAGATCTGGGCGGCGGTGCAGCTGCGCAAGGGGCCGAACGTGGTCGGCCCGGTCGGGCTGTGGCAGTCGTTCGCCGACTTCATCAAGTTCATGACCAAGGAGCCGGTGATCCCCTCCGGCGCCAACAAGGGCGTGTTCCTGATCGCGCCGCTGATCTCGTGCGTGCTGGCGCTGGCCGCCTGGGCGGTGATCCCGGCCGATGCTGGCTGGGCGGTGGCCGACATCAATGTCGGCATTCTTTACATCTTCGCAATCTCGTCGCTCGGCGTCTACGGCATCATCATGGGCGGCTGGGCGTCGAACTCGAAGTATCCGTTCCTGGGCAGCCTGCGTTCGGCGGCGCAGATGGTGAGCTACGAAGTTTCGATCGGCTTCGTCATCATCACCGTGCTCTTGTGCGTGGGGTCGCTGAACCTGCAGGACATCGTGTTCGCCCAGCGCGAGCGCGGCCTTGCCACGATGCTCGGCATCCCCTGGGCGACGATGCTGAACTGGTTCTGGCTGCCGCTGTTTCCGATGTTCGTGGTGTTCTTCATCTCGGCGCTGGCGGAGACCAACCGGCCGCCTTTCGACCTGCCGGAGGCGGAATCCGAGCTCGTCGCCGGCTTCATGGTCGAATACTCGTCCACGCCCTATCTGCTGTTCATGCTGGCCGAGTATGTGGCGATCATGACCATGTGCGCGCTGACCACCATCCTGTTCCTGGGTGGGTGGCTGCCGCCGTTCGACGTGGCGCCCTTCACCTGGGTGCCGGGGGTGGTGTGGTTCATCCTCAAGCTGTCGCTGGTGTTCTTCATGTTCGCGATGGTCAAGGCGTTCGTGCCGCGCTACCGCTACGACCAGTTGATGCGGCTGGGCTGGAAGGTGTTCCTGCCGCTGTCGCTGGTCATGGTGGTGGCGGTGGCCGGCGTGTTGCAGATAATGGGGTGGGCACCATGA
- the nuoI gene encoding NADH-quinone oxidoreductase subunit NuoI, which yields MMRLDQTARALFLSEFVSAFFLSMRYLFRPKATINYPFEKGALSPRFRGEHALRRYPNGEERCIACKLCEAICPAQAITIEAGPRRNDGTRRTTRYDIDMVKCIYCGFCQEACPVDAIVEGPNFEYATETREELYFDKERLLANGERWEREIARNIGLDAPYR from the coding sequence ATCATGAGACTCGACCAGACGGCCCGTGCGCTGTTCCTCAGCGAGTTCGTCTCGGCGTTCTTCCTGTCGATGCGCTATCTGTTCCGGCCGAAGGCGACCATCAACTACCCGTTCGAGAAGGGCGCGCTGAGCCCGCGCTTCCGCGGCGAGCACGCGCTGCGCCGCTACCCGAACGGCGAGGAACGCTGCATCGCCTGCAAGCTGTGCGAGGCAATTTGCCCGGCCCAGGCCATCACCATCGAGGCCGGGCCGCGCCGCAACGACGGTACGCGCCGCACCACGCGTTACGACATCGACATGGTGAAATGCATCTATTGCGGCTTCTGCCAGGAGGCGTGCCCGGTGGATGCCATCGTCGAGGGGCCGAACTTCGAGTACGCCACCGAGACGCGCGAAGAGCTTTATTTCGACAAGGAACGGCTGCTCGCCAATGGCGAGCGCTGGGAGCGGGAAATCGCCCGCAATATCGGCCTCGACGCGCCTTACCGGTAA
- a CDS encoding NADH-quinone oxidoreductase subunit J: MGVAAAFFYLFAGVAVASAFMVVAARNPVHSVLWLILTFVNGAGLFLLLGAEFLAMILVVVYVGAVAVLFLFVVMMLDVDFAELKQGALQYLPIGGIVGLVFLVELVLVLGTWAVGPGVSGAVKMPLQSAEVSNTVALGQVLYTQYVYFFQAAGLVLLVAMIGAIVLTLRHKEGVKRQNIAEQVARGPATSVELRKVKSRRGI, encoded by the coding sequence ATGGGGGTTGCCGCAGCGTTCTTCTATCTATTTGCGGGCGTTGCCGTCGCTTCCGCCTTCATGGTGGTGGCGGCGCGCAACCCCGTGCACTCGGTGCTGTGGCTGATCCTGACCTTCGTCAACGGGGCCGGGCTGTTCCTGCTGCTCGGCGCCGAGTTCCTGGCGATGATCCTGGTGGTGGTCTATGTCGGCGCCGTCGCCGTGCTGTTCCTGTTCGTGGTGATGATGCTCGACGTCGATTTCGCCGAGCTGAAACAGGGGGCGCTGCAATACCTGCCGATCGGTGGCATCGTCGGGCTGGTGTTCCTGGTCGAGCTGGTGCTGGTGCTCGGCACCTGGGCGGTGGGGCCGGGGGTGTCCGGCGCCGTGAAGATGCCGCTGCAGTCGGCCGAGGTGTCCAACACCGTGGCGCTGGGACAGGTGCTCTACACCCAGTATGTCTATTTCTTCCAGGCGGCCGGCCTCGTGCTGCTGGTGGCGATGATCGGCGCCATCGTGCTGACGCTGCGCCACAAGGAAGGCGTCAAGCGCCAGAACATCGCCGAGCAGGTGGCGCGCGGGCCGGCAACGTCGGTCGAGCTTCGCAAAGTCAAGTCGCGGCGGGGGATCTGA
- the nuoK gene encoding NADH-quinone oxidoreductase subunit NuoK, translating to MTVGLSHFLILAAILFTIGTVGIFLNRKNVIVILMSIELILLSVNINFVAFSAFLGDLVGQVFALFVLTVAAAEAAIGLAILVVFFRNRGSIAVEDVNMMKG from the coding sequence ATGACCGTCGGTCTGTCGCACTTCCTCATCCTGGCCGCCATCCTGTTCACCATCGGCACGGTGGGGATCTTCCTCAACCGCAAGAACGTCATCGTCATCCTGATGTCGATCGAGCTGATCCTCTTGTCGGTGAACATCAATTTCGTGGCGTTCTCGGCCTTTCTCGGCGACCTCGTCGGCCAGGTGTTCGCGCTGTTCGTGCTGACGGTGGCGGCCGCCGAGGCGGCCATCGGTCTGGCGATTCTCGTGGTGTTCTTCCGCAACCGCGGCTCGATCGCGGTCGAAGACGTCAACATGATGAAGGGCTGA